A single Triticum dicoccoides isolate Atlit2015 ecotype Zavitan chromosome 2A, WEW_v2.0, whole genome shotgun sequence DNA region contains:
- the LOC119357512 gene encoding putative disease resistance RPP13-like protein 1 produces MEAAEDAFLVPAILWLIRGILESLTMGGELDAWIRRAGLAGDAEGLRSEIKRVSTAVSAASSVREGRPPAAALSEPSLAALREALYDADDVVDDLDYCRLQQRVMQRAALRDAIAGFMHGADGASTGGDVDMSTTSSSTGKQRRRRFEVSKHLDHFITGEVKETHMDQPEHASHHQLPNPSSIGDAIANATLVALGVPSSRKRMRTYQDPGDSFTPDVHAWNKEEFSSRIQDITRQLQDIRGDVTRVLNILGSESGAGPSHYQSTASDPRLRTSSLLKGRVYGRVEEKNYIKNLMTDEEYGSVGVTVLPIVGIAGVGKTTLAQLVYNDPDVQSQFKHRIWVRVSNNFDEIRVSRDMLDFASPSEKPHEGVCSFAKLQEVLKSHIRLKRVLLVLDDVWDDMSDCRWNQLLAPFKSNNARGNMILVTTRNMSVAKRIGTTGPIRLHALGNDDIWLLFKACAFGDENYAGHRSLSIIGKQIADKLKGNPLAAVTAGALLREKLTIDHWGNILRNEDWKLLGLNGGIMSALKLSYDHLPYHLHQCFSYCSIFPDNYQFLGEELVQIWISQGFVKHRHSNKILEKMGMDYLDDLLNLGYFHQVGRQNSSQGSQNCYAMCGLMRDFVRMVSRTECAITNDLQCNDILPTVRHLSVVTGYAYNKNQVGNKHCSNNFEENLRNKVTSLRKLRTLVLIGQFDSSMLQSFQDILREAHNLRLLQISGTSADYNSLMCSLVNPTHLRYLKLKVDEVHEGLPQVWSKFCHLQVLDVASNIDSNVIYGMSNVPSLRHLASKEGVHSSIAGIGELISLQELHNFSVQDSNGVDIIELQSMNELVRLGISQLQNVKTREEAYQARLRDKHQLEKLHLSWNGTSSHDEYDHGMSSEMEVPLLVEVLEGPETCTSVEMEECLPKQVTEGLQTSSSIVMDCFQIDVLEGLEPNSNLKHLQISGYNGALSPFWLASNTPVTSLQTLHLENCGEWRILPSLGSLLFLTKLKLSGMQKVVEVFVPSLEELVLIKMPKLERCLCISKRDLNSSLRVLKIKWCPVLEVFDLFGNGQELKIEEPWLPGLRELIVHDCPHLLIPHCLPSSSTFRIFNRKVSKFARIQGWSSERLTICILHKNFEESSSDEDFSEFCGEQLVLDGNIMAPHNLRFLTRLKIEGCQDLLSVSFKGLRKLVSLKTLKIRNCGKLFSPAILREHVNEDVTVANCGALPSLQCLSIKSCGITGKWLSLILKHALVPEELILQDCPEITRLSIEPEENNVSNVISAPNASTLTSSAQDRLLCIPLNLVSSLKKISICECPDLAFCGNNEGFAEFTSLEMLTINYGCDMLPSSLVHEDGRWLLPKSLVELDVNEDSEETLEPSFVGNATCLKVLDVWGSSSLEYLKLHHCTALEKLTVRDCELLDELEGLPSLTKLEVEYISSLESLQLHSCTALEELNILSCASLSTLEGFSSLGSLRHLKIHDCLCLHPCLEGLPGQGYQPFPRLESLDIDDFSILTTSFFKHQTSLQSLKLRTRDVGVTRLTDEQERELLRLESLQTLKFEASEYLKYLPAGLHSHPSLERLEVYRCPRISRLPAMGLPPSLENLHIMFCSEELNDGCRMLRTSNLNVSINYQNVE; encoded by the exons GTGGTGGATGACCTCGACTACTGCAGACTGCAGCAACGCGTCATGCAACGAG CTGCTTTACGTGATGCTATCGCCGGATTCATGCATGGAGCCGATGGTGCATCAACAGGCGGCGATGTCGATATGTCGACGACGAGCAGCAGCACTGGCAAGCAGAGGCGGCGACGGTTTGAGGTGTCAAAACACTTGGATCATTTCATCACAGGCGAGGTGAAGGAAACACATATGGATCAGCCTGAACATGCAAGTCACCACCAGCTGCCAAACCCTTCAAG CATAGGAGATGCCATTGCAAATGCTACCCTTGTTGCACTTGGTGTACCATCTAGCAGAAAAAGAATGAGAACATATCAGGATCCAGGAGACTCCTTCACACCTGACGTTCACGCATGGAACAAGGAAGAATTTTCCAGTAGGATACAGGATATAACTCGTCAGCTGCAAGATATCCGAGGGGATGTGACAAGGGTTCTGAACATACTTGGCTCTGAATCTGGTGCAGGTCCAAGTCACTATCAAAGTACAGCCTCAGATCCACGCCTAAGAACATCAAGTCTTCTGAAGGGCAGAGTGTATGGGAGAGTTGAAGAGAAAAACTACATAAAAAACTTGATGACCGACGAAGAATATGGCAGTGTAGGTGTAACAGTTCTGCCTATTGTAGGCATTGCAGGTGTCGGGAAGACAACTCTTGCTCAACTTGTATACAATGATCCAGATGTGCAAAGCCAATTTAAACACAGGATCTGGGTTCGGGTATCTAACAACTTCGATGAAATAAGAGTCTCAAGAGATATGTTAGATTTTGCCTCTCCCTCTGAAAAGCCACATGAGGGAGTATGCAGCTTCGCCAAACTCCAGGAGGTCTTGAAGAGTCACATCAGATTAAAGAGGGTTCTGCTTGTTTTAGATGATGTCTGGGATGACATGAGTGACTGCCGATGGAACCAACTATTGGCTCCTTTCAAGTCCAATAATGCAAGGGGCAATATGATTCTTGTGACAACTAGAAATATGTCTGTTGCAAAAAGAATAGGAACAACTGGACCAATTAGATTACATGCTTTGGGAAATGATGATATATGGCTGTTGTTCAAAGCATGTGCATTTGGTGATGAGAACTATGCAGGGCATAGAAGTCTAAGCATCATTGGGAAGCAAATTGCAGATAAACTAAAGGGCAACCCATTAGCGGCAGTAACCGCTGGGGCACTGTTAAGAGAAAAGCTTACCATTGATCATTGGGGTAACATTCTAAGGAATGAAGACTGGAAATTGCTAGGGCTCAATGGAGGCATTATGTCCGCTTTGAAGCTTAGCTATGATCATCTGCCGTACCATTTACATCAGTGCTTCTCGTATTGTTCTATCTTCCCCGACAATTATCAGTTTCTTGGTGAGGAGTTGGTCCAGATATGGATTTCACAAGGTTTTGTGAAACATAggcattcaaataaaatattggagaagatggGAATGGACTATCTGGATGATTTGCTGAACCTGGGCTACTTTCACCAAGTTGGAAGACAAAACTCCTCTCAAGGCAGTCAAAATTGCTATGCTATGTGTGGTCTTATGCGTGATTTTGTGAGGATGGTTTCGAGAACCGAGTGTGCAATTACAAATGATCTGCAATGCAATGACATTTTGCCAACTGTACGGCATCTGTCAGTAGTGACTGGTTACGCATACAACAAAAATCAGGTTGGGAACAAACATTGCAGTAACAATTTTGAAGAAAATTTGCGAAATAAAGTTACATCATTGAGAAAATTGAGGACATTGGTATTGATTGGGCAGTTCGACTCTTCCATGTTGCAATCCTTCCAAGACATACTCCGAGAGGCACATAATCTTCGTCTATTACAGATTTCTGGAACATCTGCTGATTATAATTCCCTCATGTGCAGTTTGGTAAATCCTACCCATCTTCGCTATCTAAAGCTCAAAGTCGATGAGGTGCACGAGGGTTTGCCTCAAGTTTGGAGCAAGTTTTGCCATCTTCAAGTATTAGATGTCGCCTCAAACATTGATTCTAATGTAATTTATGGCATGAGTAATGTTCCCAGCTTGCGGCACCTTGCTTCAAAAGAGGGAGTGCACTCTTCCATTGCTGGAATTGGTGAATTGATCTCACTTCAGGAGCTGCACAATTTCAGTGTTCAAGATTCTAATGGCGTCGATATTATAGAACTTCAATCCATGAATGAACTTGTACGACTTGGGATTTCTCAACTGCAAAATGTTAAAACTAGGGAAGAGGCATACCAGGCTAGACTGAGGGACAAGCACCAGTTGGAAAAGCTGCACTTGTCTTGGAATGGTACCTCGTCACATGATGAATATGATCATGGCATGAGCTCTGAAATGGAGGTGCCCTTGCTGGTAGAGGTTCTTGAGGGTCCCGAAACTTGTACCAGCGTCGAGATGGAGGAATGCTTGCCAAAACAGGTGACTGAGGGTCTTCAAACTTCTAGCAGCATAGTGATGGATTGCTTTCAAATAGACGTGCTCGAGGGTCTTGAGCCAAACAGCAACCTGAAGCATCTTCAGATATCTGGGTATAATGGGGCTCTCTCTCCATTTTGGCTTGCCAGCAATACCCCAGTTACCTCATTGCAGACGCTTCATTTAGAGAACTGTGGAGAATGGCGGATACTTCCATCTCTGGGAAGTCTTCTGTTTCTTACAAAGTTGAAATTGAGCGGCATGCAGAAAGTAGTAGAAGTATTTGTTCCTTCCTTGGAAGAATTGGTGTTAATTAAAATGCCAAAGTTGGAGAGGTGCCTTTGCATTTCCAAGAGGGACTTGAACTCTAGTTTAAGGGTTCTGAAGATTAAGTGGTGCCCTGTATTGGAGGTGTTTGATCTGTTTGGGAACGGGCAGGAACTGAAAATTGAGGAGCCATGGTTGCCTGGTCTTCGTGAGCTGATTGTTCATGATTGTCCTCATTTGCTGATACCACATTGTTTACCATCTTCAAGTACCTTTAGAATTTTCAACAGGAAAGTTTCAAAATTTGCAAGAATTCAAGGTTGGTCCTCCGAAAGATTAACCATCTGTAttttacacaagaattttgaggaatCTTCTTCCGATGAGGATTTCAGTGAGTTCTGTGGTGAGCAATTGGTGTTAGATGGCAACATTATGGCACCGCATAATCTGCGGTTCTTGACTCGCTTGAAAATAGAAGGTTGCCAAGATCTATTGTCTGTTTCATTCAAAGGATTAAGGAAACTCGTGTCCTTGAAGACGCTGAAAATACGCAACTGTGGAAAACTTTTCTCTCCAGCTATTCTGCGAGAGCATGTCAATGAGGATGTGACAGTTGCAAATTGTGGTGCCCTCCCATCTCTTCAATGCCTCAGTATCAAGTCATGTGGAATAACAGGGAAGTGGCTATCTCTGATTCTGAAGCATGCTCTAGTCCCAGAGGAACTGATTTTACAGGACTGCCCTGAAATAACACGGTTGTCAATAGAACCAGAAGAAAACAATGTATCAAATGTTATCTCAGCCCCAAATGCGTCAACACTGACAAGTTCAGCTCAAGACAGGCTCTTGTGTATTCCGTTAAATCTCGTATCCTCTCTGAAGAAGATATCAATTTGTGAATGCCCTGATCTCGCATTCTGCGGGAACAATGAAGGCTTCGCTGAATTTACCTCCCTTGAAATGCTAACAATTAATTATGGATGTGACATGCTTCCATCATCTTTGGTGCATGAGGATGGAAGATGGCTCCTTCCAAAATCACTTGTAGAACTTGATGTCAACGAAGATAGTGAAGAGACGCTGGAGCCGAGCTTTGTGGGGAATGCCACCTGTCTCAAAGTGTTAGATGTATGGGGCAGCTCATCTTTGGAATATCTGAAGCTGCATCACTGCACGGCACTGGAAAAGTTGACAGTTAGAGACTGTGAATTGCTTGACGAACTTGAGGGCTTGCCGTCCCTCACAAAGTTGGAAGTAGAGTACATTTCAAGTTTGGAATCTCTGCAGCTGCATTCCTGCACGGCACTGGAAGAGTTGAATATTTTGAGCTGTGCATCACTCTCCACATTGGAGGGCTTTTCATCCCTTGGTAGCTTGAGGCATTTGAAAATACACGACTGCCTTTGCTTGCATCCATGTTTGGAGGGTTTGCCAGGGCAGGGTTACCAACCATTCCCTCGACTCGAAAGTCTTGATATCGATGACTTTTCTATTCTGACCACATCATTCTTCAAACACCAGACATCACTCCAAAGCCTCAAACTCAGAACTAGGGACGTAGGGGTGACAAGACTAACGGATGAGCAAGAGAGAGAACTTTTGCGCCTCGAGTCCCTGCAGACCCTCAAATTCGAAGCTTCCGAGTATCTCAAATACCTTCCTGCAGGGCTACACAGCCACCCCTCCCTCGAGAGGCTGGAGGTCTATAGATGTCCAAGAATCTCAAGGCTGCCAGCAATGGGCCTCCCACCTTCACTGGAAAATTTGCACATCATGTTCTGCAGCGAGGAGCTGAACGACGGATGCAGAATGCTCAGAACAAGCAACTTAAATGTCAGCATTAATTACCAAAATGTGGAATGA
- the LOC119358785 gene encoding uncharacterized protein LOC119358785 produces the protein MAAPRALVLGLLLVVTVANVGAASVVVGLAKCAGCTRKDMKAEETFKRLRVAIKCRNAHGEYESKAVGGLDRTGAFSVPLAADLQGADCVAQLHSAASNAPCPGQEPSKIVPLSEGATTFGVVAGAKTTATQSVASPECASAFCPSTTQKKPRGGGHHKKKHNPHKPETKALP, from the coding sequence ATGGCAGCTCCAAGAGCTCTCGTCCTCGGCCTCCTGCTGGTGGTCACTGTCGCCAACGTCGGGGCCGCGTCCGTGGTGGTCGGCCTGGCCAAGTGCGCCGGCTGCACCAGGAAGGACATGAAGGCCGAGGAAACGTTCAAGCGTCTCCGGGTGGCGATCAAGTGCAGGAACGCCCACGGCGAGTACGAGAGCAAGGCGGTGGGCGGCCTCGACCGCACCGGCGCCTTCAGCGTGCCCCTGGCCGCCGACCTCCAAGGCGCCGACTGCGTCGCGCAGCTCCACAGCGCCGCCTCCAACGCGCCGTGCCCCGGCCAGGAGCCGTCCAAGATCGTGCCGCTGTCCGAGGGCGCCACCACCTTCggcgtcgtcgccggcgccaagacCACCGCCACGCAGTCGGTGGCGTCCCCGGAGTGCGCGTCGGCCTTCTGCCCCTCGACCACGCAAAAGAAGCCCCGCGGCGGCggccaccacaagaagaagcacaaCCCGCACAAGCCTGAGACCAAGGCCCTGCCGTAA
- the LOC119352979 gene encoding proline-rich protein 4-like, which yields MAAPTRGLVLAVLLAIAVANAEAASVVVGLAKCTDCTRKNMKAEEAFKGLEVAIKCKNVHGDYGSKAVGAIDGTGAFSVPLASDLHGADCVAQLHSAASNVPCAGQEPSKIVPVSESTTFGIIAGDNTATLSEASPECASMKLCGPIKKHIIEHFHHKKPVPPKPEPKPQPHPDYGPVPKPEPKPEPHPDYHPVPPTPTYGGSGGGGGYHGHH from the exons ATGGCAGCTCCGACGAGAGGGCTCGTCCTCGCCGTCCTTCTGGCGATCGCCGTCGCCAACGCCGAGGCGGCGTCCGTCGTCGTCGGCCTGGCCAAGTGCACCGACTGCACCAGGAAGAACATGAAGGCCGAGGAAGCTTTCAAAG GTCTTGAGGTGGCGATCAAGTGCAAGAACGTCCACGGTGACTACGGGAGCAAGGCCGTGGGTGCCATCGACGGCACCGGCGCCTTCAGCGTGCCCCTCGCTTCTGACCTCCATGGCGCCGACTGCGTCGCTCAGCTCCACAGCGCCGCCTCCAACGTGCCGTGCGCCGGCCAGGAGCCGTCAAAGATCGTGCCGGTGTCTGAGAGCACCACCTTCGGCATCATCGCCGGTGACAACACCGCCACACTGTCCGAGGCATCGCCAGAGTGCGCGTCCATGAAACTGTGCGGACCGATCAAGAAGCACATCATCGAACACTTCCACCACAAGAAGCCCGTGCCACCGAAGCCGGagcccaagccccagcctcacCCGGACTATGGCCCcgtgcccaagccggagcccaagccAGAGCCCCACCCCGACTACCACCCCGTCCCTCCCACGCCCACctacggcggcagcggcggcggcggtggataccACGGACACCACTGA
- the LOC119358786 gene encoding proline-rich protein 4-like, producing MAAPRALVLAVLLAIAVANAEAASVVVGLAKCADCTRKNIKAEEAFKGLQVAIKCKNIDGEYESKAVGALDGTGAFSVPLAADLHGADCVAQLHSAASNAPCSGQKPSKIVPVSEGTTFGVVAGAKTDTVASPECASATLCGPIKKHIIEHFHHKKPVPPKPEPKPQPHPDYGPVPKPEPKPQPHPDYHPVPPTPTYGGGGGYHGHH from the exons ATGGCAGCTCCGAGAGCACTTGTCCTCGCCGTCCTGCTGGCGATCGCCGTCGCCAACGCCGAGGCAGCGTCAGTCGTCGTCGGCCTGGCCAAGTGCGCCGACTGCACCAGGAAGAACATCAAGGCTGAGGAAGCCTTCAAGG GTCTCCAGGTGGCGATCAAATGCAAGAACATCGACGGCGAGTACGAGAGCAAGGCGGTGGGTGCCCTCGACGGCACCGGCGCCTTCAGCGTGCCCCTCGCCGCCGATCTCCATGGCGCCGACTGCGTCGCACAGCTCCACAGCGCCGCCTCCAACGCACCGTGCTCCGGCCAGAAGCCATCCAAGATCGTGCCGGTGTCCGAGGGCACCACCTTTGGTGTCGTGGCCGGCGCCAAGACGGACACGGTGGCATCGCCAGAGTGCGCGTCCGCGACCCTATGCGGACCAATCAAGAAGCACATCATCGAGCACTTCCACCACAAGAAGCCCGTGCCACCCAAGCCGGAGCCCAAACCCCAGCCCCACCCTGACTACGGCCCcgtgcccaagccggagcccaagccgCAGCCCCACCCAGACTACCACCCCGTCCCTCCCACGcctacctacggcggcggcgggggatacCACGGACACCACTGA